The Methanolacinia paynteri genome includes a region encoding these proteins:
- the pglX gene encoding BREX-1 system adenine-specific DNA-methyltransferase PglX yields MDKARVQEFSDTLRERLSEETKARAAHFGIFPKKITEVEKELDDSVIIGGKVYSKSIGKQRKVLVEEISKKGYERVIGEITYTWFNRFVAIRFMEANGYMPVRIFSSDSEEKKEPDLLTKAQNISFMKVDRDYILDLKSEGKDEELYRYLILRLCNFLHETMPFMFEEIQDYSELLFPGRLLHTDSLLVELNDIISGDDWKETEILGWIYQDYIAEKKGRLMKAKKAYSPDQIPAVTQLFTPKWIVQYLVENSLGRLWMLNHPNSRLFEKMDYYIAPVERETGFLRISSPEEIRVCDPACGSGHILVYAFDLLYEIYKEEGYLESEIPGLILSNNLYGIEIDRRAGSIAAFALVMKAKNRNRRFFDNPVQPQVCVLENISFEEDELEGYMSAVGSNLFSRELKETILQFTEADNFGSLIRPASIDPSYIRRMLDDKKISEDLILYETHKKVLQALEQAEYLEPRYHVVVANPPYIGNKGLNAGLKKFAKDNYPDSKSDLFAMFIERNLDLSIDNGLVAMITMQSWMFLSSFEKLREKILDNDTIITMAHFGPRAFDSIGGEVVSTTAFVIENAHRPDYQGAYVRLVDGRNESEKKKALRDAILQSGNDTSSQMEAK; encoded by the coding sequence ATGGATAAAGCGAGGGTGCAGGAATTCTCTGATACTCTCAGGGAAAGGCTTTCTGAAGAGACGAAGGCACGTGCAGCTCATTTCGGGATTTTCCCGAAAAAGATCACTGAGGTTGAAAAAGAGCTTGATGACTCTGTTATCATCGGCGGAAAGGTATATAGTAAAAGCATTGGCAAACAGAGGAAGGTCCTCGTCGAAGAGATCTCCAAAAAGGGGTATGAGAGGGTTATCGGGGAGATAACCTATACATGGTTTAACAGGTTTGTGGCCATCCGGTTTATGGAGGCGAACGGGTATATGCCGGTGAGAATTTTTTCTTCGGATTCTGAAGAGAAAAAGGAACCTGATCTCCTTACAAAAGCACAGAATATTTCTTTTATGAAGGTAGATCGCGATTATATCCTCGATCTGAAATCCGAGGGGAAAGATGAGGAGCTCTACAGGTATCTGATTCTCAGACTCTGCAACTTTCTTCATGAGACGATGCCTTTTATGTTCGAGGAGATACAGGATTATTCCGAACTTTTATTTCCCGGACGTCTCCTGCATACCGATTCCCTTCTCGTTGAACTGAATGATATTATCAGCGGGGACGACTGGAAGGAGACTGAGATTCTCGGGTGGATCTACCAGGATTACATTGCGGAGAAGAAGGGCCGGCTGATGAAGGCGAAGAAGGCATATTCGCCGGACCAGATCCCGGCTGTAACCCAGCTCTTCACTCCGAAGTGGATTGTTCAGTACCTTGTTGAAAATTCTCTCGGGAGGTTATGGATGCTGAACCACCCGAATTCACGTCTTTTTGAGAAGATGGATTACTATATCGCACCCGTGGAGAGGGAGACCGGCTTCTTAAGGATTAGTTCGCCGGAAGAGATCCGGGTATGTGATCCTGCCTGCGGGTCGGGGCATATTCTTGTGTATGCCTTTGATCTTTTGTACGAGATCTACAAGGAGGAGGGATATCTTGAATCGGAGATCCCCGGGCTGATCCTGAGCAACAATCTCTATGGGATTGAGATCGACAGGCGTGCGGGTTCTATTGCGGCCTTTGCTCTCGTAATGAAGGCGAAGAACAGGAACAGGAGATTCTTTGACAATCCTGTGCAGCCCCAGGTCTGCGTTCTTGAAAATATATCTTTTGAGGAGGACGAGCTTGAGGGTTATATGTCTGCAGTCGGGAGCAATCTTTTCTCGCGGGAATTGAAGGAGACGATTCTTCAGTTCACTGAAGCGGACAATTTCGGGTCCCTGATCCGGCCTGCATCTATCGATCCGTCCTATATCCGCCGGATGCTTGACGATAAAAAAATCTCAGAGGATCTTATCCTCTACGAGACACACAAAAAGGTCCTGCAGGCCCTTGAGCAGGCGGAATATCTTGAGCCCCGTTATCATGTGGTTGTCGCCAACCCGCCGTATATAGGAAACAAGGGGCTTAATGCCGGGCTGAAAAAGTTTGCAAAGGACAATTATCCTGACAGCAAATCAGATCTCTTTGCGATGTTTATCGAGCGGAACCTGGATCTTTCGATTGATAACGGGTTGGTTGCGATGATTACCATGCAGAGCTGGATGTTTTTATCTTCTTTTGAAAAACTTCGCGAGAAGATATTGGACAATGACACGATAATTACAATGGCTCATTTCGGCCCCAGAGCATTTGACAGCATAGGCGGAGAGGTCGTTTCAACCACAGCTTTTGTTATAGAAAATGCTCACCGTCCTGATTATCAGGGTGCATATGTCCGTCTTGTTGACGGCAGGAATGAATCGGAAAAGAAAAAAGCACTCCGTGATGCAATTCTTCAATCAGGTAATGATACAAGTTCACAGATGGAGGCAAAATGA
- a CDS encoding AlbA family DNA-binding domain-containing protein, producing the protein MTIPISELIKMPEGKTLEFKRDLSSPKNILKTIVAFSNTAGGKIFIGVEDKSRDITGIPDPLSEEERLCSLIADNIAPRLVPDVELVSIDDKTLLAVEVYPSGRRPHFLKKEGPDEGVYVRLGSTNRKADRELIEELDRSVSGVSFDETAVPDLSPDDLDIEAAKDDFKGVRELNEEELLTLKFLVPVQGKLVPTNGSMLLYGKRRDYYFPDAWVQCGRFMGKDKTYIFDHTEIHENLPATVESVMLFLKKHAFKGADISGIKRRDVWSIPLTILREAVINAVIHTDYSQRGAPIRVSFFDDRIEIENPGILLPGMTIEDVKQGISKIRNRVIARVFRELDLIEQWGSGFRRILNEAERLGLPEPGIEEIGMRIRVTVFLAENIEIRTTEQVTEQVTEQVTEQVKRLVACLKEEPLSVKEAMEALGLNHRPTFMYDYLKPATDAGLVEMTQPDSPKSPKQKYRLTKKGVSLISKIAEDNQS; encoded by the coding sequence ATGACGATCCCGATCTCCGAACTCATCAAAATGCCGGAGGGAAAGACCCTTGAATTCAAGCGGGATCTTTCTTCGCCGAAGAATATCCTGAAGACGATCGTTGCTTTTTCAAATACTGCCGGCGGGAAGATATTCATCGGTGTGGAGGACAAGTCACGTGATATTACCGGGATTCCTGATCCGCTGAGCGAGGAGGAGAGGCTTTGCAGCCTTATTGCCGACAATATCGCGCCGAGGCTGGTCCCGGATGTCGAACTTGTCTCCATCGATGACAAGACTCTTCTTGCCGTCGAGGTTTACCCGAGCGGGAGGCGGCCTCATTTTCTGAAGAAGGAAGGACCGGATGAGGGGGTCTATGTAAGACTTGGTTCAACCAACCGGAAGGCCGACCGGGAACTTATCGAAGAACTGGATCGGAGTGTTTCCGGGGTTTCATTCGATGAGACCGCTGTGCCGGATCTCTCTCCTGATGACCTGGATATCGAGGCCGCAAAGGATGACTTCAAAGGAGTCAGGGAGCTGAATGAAGAAGAGCTGCTGACGCTTAAATTCCTGGTTCCTGTTCAGGGGAAACTGGTTCCGACGAATGGCTCCATGCTTCTTTACGGTAAGAGGAGGGATTACTATTTCCCTGATGCATGGGTCCAGTGCGGGCGGTTTATGGGAAAAGACAAGACTTACATCTTCGACCATACCGAGATTCACGAGAATCTTCCTGCTACGGTCGAGAGCGTCATGCTTTTTCTGAAGAAGCATGCCTTTAAGGGTGCTGATATCTCTGGTATCAAACGCAGGGATGTCTGGAGCATTCCCCTGACAATTCTTCGCGAGGCTGTTATCAATGCGGTTATCCATACGGATTATTCGCAGAGGGGTGCACCTATCAGGGTCTCTTTCTTCGACGACAGGATCGAGATCGAAAACCCCGGTATCCTCCTCCCCGGGATGACGATCGAGGATGTGAAGCAGGGGATATCGAAGATCAGAAACCGCGTCATTGCAAGAGTCTTCCGTGAGCTCGACCTGATTGAACAATGGGGGAGCGGTTTTCGCCGGATATTGAATGAGGCGGAAAGGCTCGGCCTGCCCGAACCCGGGATTGAAGAGATCGGGATGAGGATCAGGGTGACTGTTTTTCTGGCAGAAAACATTGAGATTAGGACAACCGAACAAGTAACCGAACAAGTAACCGAACAAGTAACCGAACAAGTAAAACGCCTGGTGGCCTGCCTGAAGGAAGAGCCGCTGAGTGTAAAAGAGGCGATGGAAGCTCTCGGACTGAACCACCGGCCGACATTTATGTATGATTACCTGAAGCCTGCAACAGATGCCGGACTTGTGGAGATGACACAGCCGGATTCACCGAAGAGCCCTAAACAGAAGTACCGGCTGACAAAAAAAGGAGTGTCTCTCATCTCAAAAATAGCGGAGGATAACCAGTCATGA
- the pglX gene encoding BREX-1 system adenine-specific DNA-methyltransferase PglX, with protein sequence MTSGNANNPVPNFYRASADDFRKIPGSPIAYWVSEKFRSLFCEDQLYNFTESGGRCKTHNDELYVRMIWETSKNRIGTTNFWKLYNKGGPSRKWYGNLDYLIKWTEDAKIKYSQSGGLSNQSTWNRIGITWSGISSRKTAYRIKIKESEYSSASPTILSSEKLSNNNILGFLNTKISFQAMMLINPTMQVNVGDALKLPSKMIISGDTIEKNVDSLINLAKTDWDSYETSWDFESLPLLSPEYKSPTIKETYTKLRSHWREMTLEMQRLEEENNRIFIEAYGLEDELTPDVPLSEITLTCNPHYRYGGKRNEEELEALLLKDTVKELISYAVGCMFGRYSLDKPGLILANQGEKKDDYLAQVPEPSFRPDDDNIIPVLDDEYFTDDIVSRFMEFLKTTFGKETLSKNLDFIAAALTGKSSASPEETIRDYFIRDFYKDHARTYKKRPIYWMFSSGKNQGFNALIYIHRYDKTTLAKMRTDYLLELESKLYAEVKVLPEETERNKARLAKIKKQIEEMQKYDELLNNKALSLIEIDLDDGVKVNYEKFEGLVREI encoded by the coding sequence ATGACCTCAGGAAATGCAAACAATCCGGTCCCGAACTTCTACCGGGCCTCAGCCGACGATTTCAGGAAGATCCCCGGGAGCCCGATTGCTTATTGGGTTAGTGAGAAATTTAGAAGTTTGTTTTGTGAAGATCAGCTATATAACTTCACAGAATCTGGTGGGAGATGTAAAACACATAATGATGAATTGTATGTCAGAATGATTTGGGAAACCTCCAAAAATAGAATTGGAACAACTAATTTCTGGAAGTTATATAATAAAGGTGGTCCCTCACGTAAATGGTATGGGAATCTAGATTACTTAATTAAATGGACTGAAGATGCAAAAATAAAATATTCACAATCTGGAGGATTAAGTAATCAATCAACGTGGAATCGAATAGGAATAACTTGGTCTGGAATTTCTTCTAGAAAAACAGCATACAGAATAAAAATTAAAGAATCTGAATATTCATCCGCGTCTCCTACAATTTTATCAAGCGAAAAATTGTCCAATAATAATATTTTGGGATTCCTCAATACAAAAATATCATTTCAAGCAATGATGCTTATAAACCCAACAATGCAAGTAAACGTTGGAGACGCATTGAAATTACCCTCTAAGATGATTATATCCGGGGATACGATCGAAAAGAATGTTGATTCACTAATCAATCTCGCAAAAACAGACTGGGACTCCTACGAGACCTCATGGGATTTCGAATCGCTTCCCCTTCTCTCCCCCGAATACAAGTCCCCGACCATAAAGGAGACCTACACAAAACTCCGGTCGCACTGGCGTGAGATGACCCTTGAGATGCAGAGACTCGAAGAGGAGAACAACAGGATCTTCATTGAAGCATACGGGCTTGAAGACGAACTGACTCCCGACGTTCCTCTCTCCGAGATAACACTCACATGCAACCCGCATTACCGGTATGGCGGGAAGAGGAACGAAGAAGAACTCGAAGCACTGCTCCTCAAAGACACGGTGAAGGAGCTTATCTCGTATGCGGTCGGCTGCATGTTCGGGCGGTACTCGCTCGATAAGCCGGGACTGATTCTTGCAAACCAGGGCGAGAAGAAAGACGACTATCTCGCACAGGTACCTGAACCGTCATTCAGGCCGGACGACGACAACATCATCCCCGTCCTCGACGACGAGTATTTCACCGACGATATCGTATCAAGGTTCATGGAGTTCCTGAAGACTACATTCGGAAAAGAAACCCTCTCAAAGAACCTCGACTTCATCGCCGCCGCACTGACCGGAAAGAGCAGCGCCTCGCCGGAGGAGACAATCAGGGACTACTTCATCAGGGACTTTTACAAAGACCACGCCAGGACATACAAAAAGAGGCCGATATACTGGATGTTCTCCTCCGGAAAGAACCAGGGATTCAACGCACTCATATACATACACAGGTACGATAAGACCACCCTTGCCAAGATGAGGACCGACTACCTCCTCGAACTCGAATCCAAACTATACGCAGAGGTAAAAGTGCTCCCTGAAGAAACGGAGAGAAACAAGGCGCGGCTGGCAAAGATCAAAAAGCAGATCGAAGAGATGCAGAAATACGACGAACTCCTCAACAACAAGGCATTATCCCTAATAGAGATCGATCTCGACGACGGAGTCAAAGTCAACTATGAAAAGTTCGAAGGACTTGTAAGGGAGATCTGA
- the pglZ gene encoding BREX-1 system phosphatase PglZ type A has protein sequence MPILSLEKTNAAILEKFSRISEFEKRKIVFWYDSEQTAGEEDLHAIIQTLRQKGIKTLILGDNFYEIKKTLEHDDTESNYLVYSPKPERPFQENWLLDIQLYSERFENSRISDIKSEIGIEGYSLDNFLDKHKKFFANKRRVAAFKKFYEERWKEEDFIKGIFAVITGSTVPDEKEIVKNILLDSLSEEENKMWEDVTRYNLEEAFWKIAERNFGFYREHPTLGKLFLSFLITHIDRNSTLPLGSLLETYVNRKRQSNECEIFISGWMDNSKDSSLFDEYCRKLLLEEDKKLEKELTSILNKEKVECYLEVEAPDIFDKSIIRKIVATISKGGSDYDKYLEWIEARKTKHYYTEFREIYSALRYAIMLIRLSEEIEERDIPESSLNELFINYTTNYYLHDFYYRKFYSHYDKTSGKDILKNSIREKVEREYRSANEKLLMKWSSLIEARPDGRWGIELIGNQEDFFTNHVAKIIKRNDRDKVAVIISDAMRYEVASELKVLLNITTNGTVEMKTMAGCLPSYTRLGMASLLPHKKLEYRKDRVIVDGTDSDGLKNREKILTSYEKESIAFNFRDFRNLKSDEARELIKGKKVVYIYHNKIDETGDSKASEDEVFESAESAIRDIDEIVNRLGRSLNVNNIIITADHGFIYKRDNLESADIVETTGFDKEDILVTNKRFIITSQQTELPNTHRFMMTYPSDSGEQLYLYTPFADLRFKLPGGGRNFVHGGLSLQEIVIPVILYNHNRSTSDLDKKGIGHGKVGITTIGHIQKITSNPFKIRLLQTENVTDKREPLRCRIALYDNTGERVSDEKTIIADKTSDEPNERIFEAILTLGSNVKNGIYILKAIDEDIKAKYTDVLDMVVEVDILITDDF, from the coding sequence ATGCCGATACTAAGCCTGGAGAAGACAAACGCCGCAATACTTGAAAAATTCAGCAGAATATCTGAATTTGAAAAGAGAAAGATTGTCTTCTGGTACGACAGTGAACAGACCGCCGGAGAAGAAGATCTTCACGCCATCATTCAGACCCTCCGGCAAAAAGGCATAAAAACACTTATCCTCGGAGATAACTTCTACGAGATCAAAAAAACTCTCGAACACGACGATACGGAATCGAATTATCTCGTCTACTCCCCAAAACCCGAAAGACCATTCCAGGAGAACTGGCTTTTAGACATCCAGCTATACTCGGAAAGATTTGAAAACAGCCGGATATCCGATATAAAATCAGAGATCGGGATAGAAGGCTACAGCCTTGACAACTTCCTCGATAAGCACAAGAAGTTCTTCGCCAACAAAAGAAGAGTCGCCGCATTTAAAAAATTCTATGAGGAAAGATGGAAAGAAGAAGACTTCATAAAAGGAATATTTGCAGTAATTACCGGATCGACCGTACCTGACGAAAAAGAGATTGTAAAAAACATACTCCTGGACTCCCTCTCAGAAGAAGAGAACAAGATGTGGGAGGATGTTACCCGCTACAACCTCGAAGAAGCCTTCTGGAAGATCGCAGAAAGAAACTTCGGATTTTATAGAGAACACCCCACACTCGGAAAACTATTCCTGAGCTTTCTGATAACCCACATCGACAGAAACTCAACACTCCCTCTCGGATCGCTGCTCGAAACTTACGTCAACCGGAAAAGGCAGAGCAATGAATGTGAGATATTCATCTCAGGCTGGATGGACAACTCGAAAGACTCCTCCCTGTTCGACGAATACTGCCGAAAACTTCTGCTCGAAGAAGACAAAAAACTTGAAAAAGAACTGACATCCATTCTCAACAAAGAGAAAGTCGAATGCTACCTGGAAGTGGAAGCGCCGGACATTTTTGATAAAAGCATAATCAGAAAGATAGTCGCCACAATATCAAAAGGCGGCAGCGATTATGATAAATACCTCGAATGGATAGAAGCACGGAAAACAAAACATTACTATACCGAATTCAGGGAGATCTACTCTGCACTCAGATACGCAATAATGCTCATCCGCCTCTCGGAAGAGATCGAAGAGAGGGACATCCCGGAAAGCAGCCTCAATGAACTCTTCATAAACTATACCACAAATTATTATCTCCACGACTTCTATTACCGGAAATTCTACTCCCACTATGACAAAACAAGCGGGAAAGATATCCTGAAAAACAGTATCCGGGAAAAAGTTGAAAGAGAATACCGGAGCGCAAACGAAAAGCTACTTATGAAATGGAGCAGTCTCATTGAAGCCCGGCCCGACGGAAGATGGGGAATAGAGCTCATCGGCAACCAGGAAGACTTCTTCACTAACCATGTTGCAAAGATTATCAAAAGAAACGACAGGGACAAAGTCGCAGTCATAATCTCAGACGCCATGAGATACGAGGTTGCCTCCGAACTGAAAGTTCTCCTTAACATAACTACAAACGGCACAGTTGAGATGAAGACGATGGCCGGCTGCCTGCCATCCTATACAAGACTCGGAATGGCATCCCTGCTCCCACATAAAAAACTCGAATACAGAAAAGATCGTGTCATCGTAGACGGAACCGATTCCGACGGCCTGAAAAACCGCGAAAAGATCCTTACGTCCTACGAGAAGGAATCGATAGCCTTCAATTTCAGGGATTTTCGGAACCTGAAATCAGATGAGGCAAGAGAGCTGATCAAGGGAAAAAAGGTTGTCTATATCTACCACAACAAAATCGACGAGACAGGAGACAGCAAAGCGTCAGAAGATGAAGTCTTCGAATCCGCCGAGTCTGCCATCCGGGATATCGACGAAATAGTAAACCGCCTCGGAAGATCCCTGAATGTAAACAACATAATAATCACGGCCGATCACGGCTTCATCTACAAACGCGACAACCTTGAGAGTGCCGATATCGTAGAGACGACCGGTTTTGACAAAGAAGATATCCTGGTAACAAATAAAAGATTTATAATCACCAGCCAGCAGACCGAACTTCCGAACACTCACAGGTTCATGATGACCTATCCCTCCGATTCAGGTGAACAACTCTATCTCTATACTCCATTCGCCGATCTCCGTTTCAAACTCCCGGGAGGAGGAAGAAACTTTGTTCACGGAGGCTTATCTCTCCAGGAGATAGTGATTCCGGTTATTCTCTACAACCATAACAGATCCACATCAGACCTCGACAAAAAGGGGATCGGGCATGGAAAGGTAGGAATAACAACAATCGGACATATTCAAAAAATAACCAGCAACCCGTTTAAAATCAGACTGCTCCAGACCGAAAACGTGACAGACAAACGCGAACCGCTGAGATGCAGGATTGCTCTCTATGACAATACAGGGGAAAGAGTCAGTGACGAAAAAACCATCATCGCCGATAAGACCTCGGATGAACCGAACGAAAGAATCTTTGAGGCAATACTTACATTGGGCAGTAATGTTAAAAACGGGATATATATCCTGAAAGCCATCGATGAGGACATAAAGGCCAAATACACCGATGTTCTTGATATGGTTGTTGAAGTTGATATTCTGATAACCGATGATTTTTGA
- the brxL gene encoding protease Lon-related BREX system protein BrxL has product MTDQYGMETDKKLNLYFPGRVVRKDLTKKLKGSNNVPVYVLEYLLGSNCATDDEELIKEGVRKVKRILSDNYVRPDEAELIKSRIRETGYYTVIDKITVHLNERRDVYEAEFSSLGIREIEVDPETVKKYEKLLGGGIWCIVKMEYSPESSRSPFIISSLKPIQIPNMDINELIDRRKEFTKDEWIDVLLRTIGMEPDKLEYSVKWHLLERLVPLAENNYNLCELGPRSTGKSHVYKEISPNSILISGGQTTVANLFYNLSSRQVGLVGLWDVVAFDEVAGIRFKDKDGIQILKDYMASGSFARGKDQINANASIVFVGNVNQSISSLLKTAHLFAPFPDAMNNDSAFFDRIHYYLPGWEVPKFRPEHFTERSGFIVDYLAEFLREMRKRSFGDHIFKHFRFGNNLNQRDVIAVKKTFSGLMKIIYPDDSASKEDAREILEYALTGRRRVKEQLKKIGGIEFYDVNFSYIDLEESSEHFVTVPESGGSKLIPEGMGKPGQVFSVNRNNEGKIGVYKFELQVVAGSGKYERSGLGSNSKAKEAVQTAFNYFRANAKSVSQSISTKEKDYQLHVQDLTGVGMTDGLALPAFISLCSGALEKPLHEQIVVLGTFTIGGSISVIDNLSDLLQVCLDAGAKKVLIPISSAGKISTVPPDLFSKFQISFYEDPVDAVYKSLVLS; this is encoded by the coding sequence ATGACAGATCAGTATGGTATGGAAACGGACAAAAAACTCAACCTGTACTTCCCCGGCCGGGTCGTAAGAAAAGACCTCACAAAGAAGCTCAAAGGCAGTAACAACGTTCCGGTATATGTCCTTGAGTACCTGCTTGGCTCGAACTGCGCCACAGATGACGAAGAACTCATCAAAGAAGGGGTCAGGAAAGTAAAACGCATCTTATCGGACAACTACGTCCGGCCCGACGAAGCCGAATTGATAAAGTCAAGGATACGGGAGACCGGTTATTACACAGTCATCGATAAGATCACCGTCCATCTCAATGAAAGAAGAGATGTATATGAAGCTGAATTCTCATCACTCGGCATAAGGGAGATCGAAGTTGATCCCGAGACAGTAAAAAAATATGAAAAGCTCCTCGGAGGAGGGATCTGGTGCATAGTAAAGATGGAATATTCCCCGGAATCCTCCCGCTCCCCCTTCATCATCTCCAGTTTAAAACCCATCCAGATACCAAATATGGATATCAATGAACTTATCGACCGGAGAAAAGAATTTACGAAGGATGAGTGGATCGATGTCCTGTTAAGAACAATAGGGATGGAGCCTGACAAACTGGAATATTCTGTCAAATGGCACCTTCTTGAGAGACTGGTTCCTCTTGCAGAAAATAATTACAACCTCTGCGAACTCGGACCGAGGAGTACAGGCAAATCTCATGTTTACAAGGAGATCTCACCAAATTCAATACTTATCTCTGGCGGACAGACAACTGTGGCAAACCTCTTCTACAACCTCAGTTCAAGACAGGTAGGACTTGTCGGATTGTGGGATGTCGTCGCGTTTGATGAAGTCGCCGGAATCAGGTTCAAGGATAAAGACGGAATCCAGATCTTAAAGGATTACATGGCATCAGGATCATTTGCAAGAGGTAAGGACCAGATAAATGCAAATGCTTCGATTGTATTTGTCGGAAACGTAAACCAGAGCATCTCATCACTATTGAAAACCGCACACCTCTTCGCTCCTTTCCCCGACGCAATGAACAACGACAGTGCATTTTTCGACAGAATTCATTATTATCTCCCCGGGTGGGAAGTCCCGAAATTCAGACCAGAGCATTTCACAGAGAGATCCGGTTTCATCGTAGACTACCTTGCAGAGTTCCTGCGGGAGATGAGAAAAAGATCTTTCGGAGATCACATATTCAAACATTTCAGGTTCGGAAACAATCTCAACCAGAGAGATGTAATCGCAGTGAAAAAGACATTTTCCGGTCTTATGAAAATAATCTATCCGGATGACAGCGCCTCAAAGGAAGATGCACGTGAAATCCTGGAATATGCCCTTACCGGACGAAGAAGAGTCAAAGAGCAACTTAAAAAGATCGGAGGTATCGAATTCTATGATGTCAACTTTTCATACATTGATCTCGAAGAAAGCTCCGAACACTTCGTTACCGTTCCGGAAAGCGGCGGCAGCAAATTAATTCCCGAGGGAATGGGAAAACCGGGACAGGTATTTTCTGTCAACAGGAACAATGAAGGCAAGATTGGAGTATATAAGTTTGAACTCCAGGTAGTTGCAGGTTCGGGGAAATATGAGAGATCCGGACTTGGCTCAAATTCAAAGGCAAAAGAAGCTGTTCAGACCGCATTCAATTACTTCAGGGCAAATGCAAAGTCTGTAAGCCAGAGCATCTCGACGAAAGAAAAGGATTATCAGCTTCATGTTCAGGATCTGACAGGTGTCGGAATGACCGACGGGCTTGCACTCCCCGCATTTATAAGTCTCTGCTCCGGCGCCCTGGAAAAACCGCTACATGAACAGATTGTAGTTCTCGGAACATTTACAATCGGCGGCTCTATAAGTGTGATTGATAATCTTTCTGATCTCCTGCAGGTCTGCCTTGATGCTGGTGCAAAGAAGGTCCTGATACCTATATCTTCTGCAGGAAAGATTTCAACAGTCCCGCCGGATCTATTCAGT